CGTCGGGGCAGGGTGGCTGGGACGACGGGTTCGAGTTCCCCGAGACGCTGGAGGAGGAAATCGTCCGGGCCTTCGACAACGTCGAGCGGACGCTCCGGGCCGCGGGCAGCAGCTGGGCCGACGTCGTGCACGTCAACTCGTACCACGTGCTCGGCGACGACTCGTTCGACGACCACAACCGGGTCATGGTCGAGCAGTTCCGCAAGCGCATGGGCGAGCGCAAGCCCATCTGGACCGAGAGCGGGGTCACCGCCCTCGGTCACCCGAAGATGCGCGTCGAGATCCGCGTGACCGCCGTCGACCAAGGGATTGCAGATGATTAGTAGCCGTTTCCGATCTGCTGGGGTTGGGTGAGTCGACGGCTGGTGATGCGGATCATGGACCAGCGGACCATCGCCTCGTGGTGGTGGGGCAGGCGTTCGTAGTCACGCACGCGGCGGCGGTGTCCGGTGATCCGGGCAAGGCTTCGTTCGACCACCCACCTCCTGGGCGGCACGGTGAAGTACGGCACCTGCGGGCGTTGAACGATCTGCACCACCAGGCCGAGTCTTGCGGGCCCGGTCGAGCAGGGGCCCGGTGTAGCCGCCGTCGGCCCACGCCGGCGCGGCCCGTTTCCCGGCGGTGTCGCGCAGACGTCGTAACGGGCTGCGGGCGGCGACTCGGTCCCGCGTCGAGGCCGGGGTCACCGGCACCGCCACCGGCGGGCCCGGGGTGTCGACCACGATGTGGCGCTTGCGGCCCGCGAGCTTCTTCCCGCCGTCCCAGCCGCGGGTGGCACGGCCGACGGTGGCCGCGGCGCGCACCGACCCTCTCCCAGGCGGCGAAACGCTTGTAGAGGCGTCGGCCAGGGCGGGAAGTCCGCCGGCAGGGCCCGCCACTTGATGCCGTTGTCGACCACGTACGGGATCGCGTCCACGATCAGGCGGCGGCAGTGCTTCTCCCACCGCCCACCCCGACACCGGGCCGTCCGCACGGTGGGCTGGTGGGAGGCGGCCAGGCGGCAGCAGAGGCCACCCGCGGTGGACCCGCCCGCGGGCATCGGGCACGACAACAACGGAACTCCTGGCAGAACGGCGCTTCGACAACGTCCGATCTACCAGGAGTTCCCTCGTCTGCGCACCAAAGAGCCGTCACCTGCCCAAGCTCGGAAACGGCCACTGAGGAGGCTGGGGCGCAGCAATGCGCCCCGGCTACCCGACGGACACCCCCGGGAACGCACGGCCGGCGGTCCTCCCGCGACCGGGATCAGGCGTCGTACTCGTAGAGGTAGACGTTCGCGCCGGCGCCCGGCTCGGTCCAGCTGAAGTACTCCCGGTCACCCTTGGGGCCCACGGGCTCGCTGTACTTCCAGTTGCCGCTCTGGTGGAAGTGCACCTTGACCTTCTCGCCGGAGCAGGACAGCTCCCAGAACGCCCGCGCGCCGGAGGTGCGGTGCTCGCGGCCCGGACCGCACGGCGCCATGGGGGCCGCCGGCCACCGTGCCGCCGGTCACCGCCAGGGCGGCCAGCGTGCCGCCCAGGGCCGCCCGACGCCACCGCGTGTACTCGAATCGATCGCTCATGGTCTTCTCCGCCTTCTCACCCGACTCGGGTGTTCTCCGTGGTGCCGAGCAGGTACCTGCCCGGCGCGGACGTGCGCGTGGACGCCCAGGACTCGCGCGTGACCGAGCGGAAGAGGACGTCCCAGTAGCGGTCGGCCAGGAACACGAACGCGGTGGGCCTCGCCTCGGCGACGAGGAATCCGCGGTCGACCGCCGAGGCGAACCGCGGCAGGTTGAACTCCGGCGTTTCCAGGTAGAGCTTGCGGAACGGCCAGCCGCCGAAGAGGTAGTCGAAGAAGAGCGCCAGCCCGGCCAGGAACGAGTTGTCCATCGACCCGTCCAGGGTCAGGCGCGCGCCCGCCACCCGGCAGTGCCCGTTGCGCTGGTCCGCCTGGTAGGCGGACAGGAGTCCGATCGGTGTCGCGTCGCCGGCCTTCTCCACCACGAACATCACCAGCAGCCCGTTCCAGAGCTGGTCGATGAAGTCGTGCGGACTGGGGTGACCGCCGCGCAACCGCCAGCGGAAGGCCGGCAGTTCGTCCGTCTCGGCGGCCCGCAACCAATCCAGGTCGTCCACGCCGAGCGCGCGGAGGCGTACGCGACCGTTGCCCAACACCGGTGTCCCGGTGGATTCCACTGCGCCGTTCCCGGTCATCGCCCTCTCCTCCTCGGCTCTGCACAGAACGTAAGGAGGCGGCCCACAACCGGCCCGCACCACGACCACAGCGGTTGTCCCCGATACCGTTCCCGGTGTAATTCACCGACCTTTTCCCGGCGATGTCCCATTCAGCCCCGCGATGCGCGCGGTCGGAGTCCGACGGCTGGTCCGAGTGGACTGGGTGGCCCCTCGTTTTGCGGCTTGATCCACGACAATGCCCAGTACAGTGGGATTCCGCGCGTTTCCCGCCGGTGCGGCGCTCCTGCCGCCTTCTCGCAATGCCGGCCGGACGCGGAGACGTTCCGAGCGCGGGCGGCACCCCACCTGCCGAAGGTGGGCAACGTCGACCAGAAGGAATTCACCAATGGGTGGGTCATCCGGAGTAAGACGGCTCGCGGAGCCGGTGGAACGGTTGTTCGGCGGAATCATCGGTTCCGTGTGCGCGGTGCGGACCTCCGCGCCGCACGTGGTGCTGACCTACGACGACGGCCCCGAGCCGGGCAGTACCGAGGCGGTGTTGGAGGCGCTCCGCGCTTTCCGGGCGACCGCCACCTTCTTCGTGCTGATGACCCGTGTCCGGCGTTTCCCCGGGCTGCTCGCGGAGGTGGTGGCGGAAGGGCACGAGGTAGGGCTGCACGGGCTGGACCACCGCCGGCTCACCGGTTTCCCGGCGGACGAGGTCGAGCGGCGCACCCGGAGCGGCCGGGCCGAGCTGGAGGACGTGATCGGCCGCGCCGTCACCTGGTTCCGCCCGCCGTACGGCACGCAGTCACCGCGCACCTGGCGCGCGGTGACCCGGGACGGGTTGGTGCCCGTGCTGTGGGGACCGACGCTGCGCGATTGGCAGGACGTGTCGCAGGACGAGCGGGTGGCCGGTGCGCTGCGCGGCAGCCGGGGCGGGGCGATCGTGCTCGGCCACGACGGCTTCGCCGGCCCGGAGGACGGCGTGGACGACGGTCCCGCGCCGTTGGTGGACCGGGGCGACCTGACCCGGCGGCTGCTGCGGGCCTGCGGTGAACGCGGCCTGGTGGGCCGTTCCCTGGGGGACGCGTTGGTCGTGGGAGAGCAGTCGCGGCGCGCCTGGTTCCGCCGCTGACCGCGCGCGACCCGGCCGGTGGTCGCACCCGGCCGGTGATCGCGCCCGTACCCGTCCGGCGCGGTTCCCCTTCGGCGCGGGACCCTGTGACCGGCACCCGTTCGGCCCGGTCAGCCCGGTGCCCACCGGGCGTGCTCGGTGAACGCCCGGAGCCGGTGCGCCAGGTCGGCCGGCTCCCCCTGGGCGGACACGCGCTCGCAGTACCGCAGCAGGGGGAGCAACCGGTCGGCCACCCTGGCGGAGGCGAGCCCGTCCGCGCTGTCGAGGGCCAGGTGGGCGACGCGGATCGCGGTGCCGTGGTCGCGGTCGAGGAGGTGGTTCAGCGCCAGGGCGATCAGGCTGAAGACCTTGCTGCGGCGCATCTTCGGCGGGTAGGCGCCCAGGGCAGGGATCGCCGACCGGGTGTGCCCGAGGTCGCGGCTGCACGCCAGTTCGGTGTGGACGATCCCGGTCATCGCGTGCAGGTCGGTGGCGTCGAAGAACGCCGCCCACGGCGGCGCCGGGATGTCGGTCACCCGGCGAACTCCTCACCGACGCGGTGGAGTCGGCCGACCTGATGTGCGAGCAGATCGACCACCTGTCGCAGATCATGCGAAGACCAAACGTCCAGCTGGGTGTGGTGCCGTGGTCGGTGGACGCGAACATGGTCGCCCCGCACGGGTTCCAGGTCTACGACGAGCGCGTGGTGACGCTGACCGTGCTGACGGGCAACGCGACCATCGCCGACCCGCACGACGTGCGGGACGTCGACCGCCGC
This portion of the Saccharothrix syringae genome encodes:
- a CDS encoding polysaccharide deacetylase family protein; amino-acid sequence: MCAVRTSAPHVVLTYDDGPEPGSTEAVLEALRAFRATATFFVLMTRVRRFPGLLAEVVAEGHEVGLHGLDHRRLTGFPADEVERRTRSGRAELEDVIGRAVTWFRPPYGTQSPRTWRAVTRDGLVPVLWGPTLRDWQDVSQDERVAGALRGSRGGAIVLGHDGFAGPEDGVDDGPAPLVDRGDLTRRLLRACGERGLVGRSLGDALVVGEQSRRAWFRR
- a CDS encoding RidA family protein encodes the protein MKSGEAQMSKPEFFATPGYGETQSENMHYSQAVRIGDRVETSGQGGWDDGFEFPETLEEEIVRAFDNVERTLRAAGSSWADVVHVNSYHVLGDDSFDDHNRVMVEQFRKRMGERKPIWTESGVTALGHPKMRVEIRVTAVDQGIADD
- a CDS encoding transposase, with translation MVQIVQRPQVPYFTVPPRRWVVERSLARITGHRRRVRDYERLPHHHEAMVRWSMIRITSRRLTQPQQIGNGY